The nucleotide window CGCCAAGTAGAAGGTAAAAGATCATTAGCAACTGCAAAAACTGACCTTCAAAGGCTAAAGAGAAATTTCACTCAAAATAAGTCTCTTTTTAAGGAAGAGTTAATTTCTAAAGAAAAATATTTACTTTCTAAAGAAGATTATGAATTGGCATTAGAGCAATTCAATATTATAAAGTTACAAAAAGAAAATGATGATAATTTAAGAACGACTTCATTATCAAGTTTAGATACTGATTTAAATAGAATGAGAAAAACATTAGCGATGGTGTATAAGCGTTTAGACTATTTAAATGTAAGAGCTCCAGCTGACGGGCAACTTGGTTTTTTAGATGCTGAAATCGGTCAAAATATATCTCAAGGCCAACGCATAGGTCAAATAAATGTATTAACAAACTTTAAAATAGAAGCTAATATAGATGAGCATTATATTGAAAGAGTGAAAAGAGAATTACAAGGTGAATTAGAACGTAATGGAGCCAATTATTTTTTACGCTTAAGAAAAGTTTATCCAGAAGTTAGGAATGGGAAATTTAAGGTAGATCTTGTTTTTAAGAATGATAAACCAGAAACTATTAGAACAGGACAAAGCTACAATTTAAAGTTAAGACTAGGAGAATCTTCAGATGCAGTTTTATTACCAAAGGGGAGCTTTTTTCAAAGTACAGGAGGACAATGGGTTTTTGTTGTTAATTCAGAAGGAACTGAAGCTGTAAAAAGAAGTATACGCATTGGAAAGCAAAATTCTAAATATTACGAAGTAATCGAGGGGTTAAATTCTAAAGAGAAAGTAATTACTAGTAGTTATGATAATTTTGGAAACGCAGAACGTATCATCTTAAAATAGAAACTTTCCATTTTATCATTATTTAATATCTAAAATCTTTTAAAGAGATAGTCAATTAAGTGTGAGTAATAATCACTCTTCTTTAATTATTTAAAATAATCATTATGAATAACGAACTATATTATTTAAAGCAAAACATACAAGTAGAACCATTAATCAATAACTGGTACGCATGGATTCAAATAATACCACCTGTACAAGGAGCTTTAAATGTTTTGCATAGACATTTACCTATGATGAATTCTTATGTAAGTGCACCAGAAATTCATGCTTCAGCTGTAAAAAATCCAGCTTTTAGAGGAGGACCTTTTATAGATTTAAATGGAGAGAAAGTAGAAGAGGTTACAGAGCTTATAACAAAAACAAATGGCGACTGTAAAGCTAGTATTGAATTTGCAAAAGCGATTAGAGATCTGTATAAGATGCTAGAAACTGAAGCTAAAGGTTATTCTATGGAGCCTTTATATGAAAAAGTTCCAGATATTCTTAAAGGTTATGTTGAGTTAGTTTACGATATGAACCATAATCCTTCTTTTAGGTTTTTTGAAGGATTATTATATAAAAGTGAGTTTTATGATACATCATCTCAATCAATAGCTATTTCATTTATAGAAAAAGATGCAGATAGACCTTTTATATTTTCTACGCCAAGATTGGAAAATAAAGATACATTAAGGCTTAATATACCATTTGCAAATAAAGGGTTAGATGAGTTATTCAAAATGAAAAAGGCACCTCAAACTTTGAAGTATATTAAAGAGTCTTTAAATGTTGAAATTGATAATACGGAGCTTTTTGAGTCGTTTTTTACTCAAGAAAAACCTAGGGAATATGAAGAGTATGTTGGAGATAATATGAGAATTAGATATTTTGGACATGCTTGTATACTTGTAGAAACAGGAGGCGTTTCTTTTTTGTTTGATCCAGTTTTAAGTTATACGTATGAGTCAGATATTTCTAGATATACCTATGAAGACTTGCCTGAAAAAATAGATTATGTTCTTATTACTCATAGCCATCATGACCATGTATTGGTTGAAACGATGTTACAAATAAGACATAAAGTAGATAATATAATTGTAGGTGCTAATGTAAAAGGAACTATACAAGACCCTTCTTTAAAAATTTTACTAGAAAATTTAGGGTTTGATAATGTAAAAGAACTTGAGGAATTTGAAGAACTTAAATTTCCTGGAGGAAAAATAACGGGAATACCATTTCTTGGTGAACATCATGATTTATTTATTCAGAGTAAACTTTGTTACTTGATAGATTATAATGACTCTTCAATACTTTCCGTTGCTGATTCATGTAATATAGAGCCGAGGCTGTATGAAAAAGTACAAGAATTATATGGAGAAGTAGATGTATTGTTTTTAGGAATGGAATGTGATGGAGCACCATCTTCATGGGTATATGGCCCATTATTTCCTGAAACTCCCGATAGGGATAAAGATTATTCTAGAAGAGGAAGAGGTTGTAACTATTCAGAAGGAATAGGATTAGTAAATATTTTTAAACCAAAAGAAGTATATGTTTATGCAATGGGAGAGGAACCTTGGATACGACATATTTTAGACGTAGCTTATACAGAGGAATCTAATCCTATAATTGAATCAAATAAACTTATTGATGATTGTAGAAATAGAGGGGTAATTGCTGAGCGATTATTTGCAGAGAAAGAGTTGTTAGTTTATTCAACAGAACCAGTACTTGATGAAAGGTGAAAACAAAAAAACTGATTGTCGTTGTAAATCTTGTAAAAAACTTACTTGCAAGATAGCAATAGAAAAAAGAACAATATCGTTAGGTGAAAAAACGCTGTATACGAATGATAATTTACCTTTTAAAAAATAAAAGATAATAAGTACTTAACTAATAATAAGCATAGAGTTATTTTAATTAATAAACAAAATCAATCAAAATGATTAAGATTCAAAATTTAAAGAAAAGTTTTAGAACAGAAGAAATAGAAACTTTGGCACTAAATAATATTAGTTTTGAAGTGAAAAAAGGCAAGTTTACTGCAATAATGGGACCTTCTGGATGTGGGAAATCAACATTGCTTAATATAGTTGGTTTGCTAGATGGAGTAAATAGTGGTAGCTATCAGTTTAATGGAGTTGAAGTTAGTGGATTTAATGAAAAGGAGTATGCTGAGTTAAGAAAAAGTAATATAGGGTTTGTTTTTCAGAAGTTTAACTTAATTGATGAACTTACAGTTGAAGAAAATGTTGAATTACCATTAATTTACCTTAAAATAGATAAACAAGAAAGAAAGACTAGGGTTCAAGAAATACTAAAAAGAATGCAAATTGATCATAGGTCAAAACACTTTCCTAAACAACTATCAGGAGGACAACAACAACGTGTTGCAATTTCTAGGGCAGTAGTTACTAATCCAAAATTAATTTTAGCAGATGAACCAACGGGAAATCTGGATTCTAAAAATGGAATAGAGGTAATGAATTTATTAGGTGAATTACATAAAGAAGGAGCTACCATAATTATGGTAACACACTCAGAAAGAGATTCAAAATATGCTGATACAGTAATTAATCTTTTAGATGGACAAATCGTATCAGAAGATATAGTAAAAGTCGAGAAACAACAAAAAGAAGCTGTTCTTCTAAGTTAACTAATAGTTGCTTTATTCACGATTAAAAATAATTAGTAGATCGTGTTTTTTTGGTACACACAATTAGTTTTTTCATTGTAAATAATATATCTAAAAATATTACCAAGCTATAGAATATAGGAGTTGGTAACATATCATCTGCTTTTATATAAAAAAGCTTTTAAATTACTCAAATCATGGTAAATAATATTTTAAATAAAATAGGAAATACTCCTATGGCATTTCTTCCGATTGCAAACCAACGAAACTTGAACGTTTTTGCAAAATTAGAATTCTACAATCCTACAGGTAGTGTAAAAGATAGAGCGGCATGTTATATTATAAATCGCTTATTAAGAGAAGGAACTATAAATAAAGACACAACATTAATAGAATCTTCTTCAGGTAATTTTGGAGTAGCTCTTTCTGCATATGCTAAGCATAATGGGTTAAAATTTATTTGTGTAATAGATAAAACTACGTTACCAGTTAATGAAATGCTAATTCGTCTTCAAGGAGCTGAGGTTATTCGTATAACTGAGCCTGATGCTCATGGGGGATATTTATTAAATAGAATTAAAAAAATAAAAGAAATACTAAATAAAACGGATAACATTTATTGGGTAAATCAATACGCCAATCCATTAAACGCTAGAGCTTATTATAATTCTTTAGGAAATGAAATATGTCTTGAAGCACCAAGACAAAAAATTGATTACTTATTTATGGGCATAAGTTCAGGAGGAACAATAACTGGTGTTTCACAAAAAGTAAAAGAGAATCACCCTAATGCTAAAGTTATAGCAGTAGATGTTGAAGGATCAATAATTTTTGGAGGAAAGTCCCGTAAAAGATTCATTCCTGGAATTGGTTCAAGTATGAAACCAGATATAATAGAATATGCGAAAATAGATGATGTTGTTTATGTAAATGAAGAAGAAACAATACATTCTTGTAGAGAATTATTAGAAAACCATAATTTATATGCAGGCGGATCTTCAGGATCTGTTTATGCAGGAATAAAAAAATATTTTGAAAATAATAAAGTAAGCTCAAGTGTTAACATAATGTGTGTGTTTGCAGATAGAGGAGAAAGATATATAAGTACCATTTATAATGATGAATGGTGTAAAATGGTTAAGGAATATAGTGAGAAAAATTTTTACTCAGAACCTATTGCTATTTAAAAAAATAATAAAAAAGAACTAAAGATAATGATATACTTAGGGGAAAAAAATATAAAGGATATAGATTTAAATTGGGAACAAAATATTAAAGCAATTGAAATGGCTACTCGATGTATAGAGTCAAATGATATTGCTCAACCAATAAAGCCATATTTAAGATATGGAGATATAAAAAATAGAATTATTGCAATGCCAGCATTTGTTGGAGGAAAAATAAATAGATCAGGAATAAAATGGATTGCTAGTTTTCCTGATAATCCACAAAAAGGAATTGCAAGAGCGCATAGTGTTATTGTTTTAAATGAAGCAGAAACAGGTAAACCTGTTAGTATAATAAATAGTGGTTCTATATCGGCAATTCGTACAGCTTCCGTTAGTGGTTTAATGATTAAGAAATTTATGGAACTAAAACGACATAAAAATGTCAAAGTAGGTTTAATAGGTTTTGGTCCAATTGGTCAATATCATTTAGAAATGTGTAATGAATTATTAGGAGAATCTCTTGAAGAGGTCCTTTTATATGATTTAAAAGATATTTCAAAAGATGATATAAATTCTTCAATAGAAGAAAAAATTAGCATAGTGAACAGTTGGGAAGAAGCATATGCGAATGCCGATATTTTTATTACTTGTACAGTATCAAAAGAACCATACATTGATAAAAAGCCTAAAGATTCATCTCTCCATTTAAATGTTTCTTTGAGAGATTATAAAACAGATGTATTTCCATGGTTTGAAAAGAGTATGGTAGTTGATGATTGGAATGAAGTGTGTAGAGAGAATACAGATATAGAAATGTTTCATAAAGTAAATCATCTAGAAGAGAATCAGGTGAGTTATATGCAAGATGTACTAAATGGATTCTTTGAAACTTTAGATGATAAACAACCAATCATGTTTAACCCAATGGGAATGGCTGTTTTTGACATGGCTATAGCAGGACATTATCTAAATTTGGCT belongs to Tenacibaculum sp. MAR_2010_89 and includes:
- a CDS encoding efflux RND transporter periplasmic adaptor subunit; its protein translation is MDIQIKKKKGFRKKHYGYMALCVLVLFVGYQFVFVTSISTYRIEKDKVSISKTTEGKFDDYITISGNVAPITTIFMDAYEGGRVSEKMIEEGATVKKGDIILKLENMNLYEKIMASESNLALKQNDLRSTKLTFDTRQVEGKRSLATAKTDLQRLKRNFTQNKSLFKEELISKEKYLLSKEDYELALEQFNIIKLQKENDDNLRTTSLSSLDTDLNRMRKTLAMVYKRLDYLNVRAPADGQLGFLDAEIGQNISQGQRIGQINVLTNFKIEANIDEHYIERVKRELQGELERNGANYFLRLRKVYPEVRNGKFKVDLVFKNDKPETIRTGQSYNLKLRLGESSDAVLLPKGSFFQSTGGQWVFVVNSEGTEAVKRSIRIGKQNSKYYEVIEGLNSKEKVITSSYDNFGNAERIILK
- a CDS encoding MBL fold metallo-hydrolase, whose translation is MNNELYYLKQNIQVEPLINNWYAWIQIIPPVQGALNVLHRHLPMMNSYVSAPEIHASAVKNPAFRGGPFIDLNGEKVEEVTELITKTNGDCKASIEFAKAIRDLYKMLETEAKGYSMEPLYEKVPDILKGYVELVYDMNHNPSFRFFEGLLYKSEFYDTSSQSIAISFIEKDADRPFIFSTPRLENKDTLRLNIPFANKGLDELFKMKKAPQTLKYIKESLNVEIDNTELFESFFTQEKPREYEEYVGDNMRIRYFGHACILVETGGVSFLFDPVLSYTYESDISRYTYEDLPEKIDYVLITHSHHDHVLVETMLQIRHKVDNIIVGANVKGTIQDPSLKILLENLGFDNVKELEEFEELKFPGGKITGIPFLGEHHDLFIQSKLCYLIDYNDSSILSVADSCNIEPRLYEKVQELYGEVDVLFLGMECDGAPSSWVYGPLFPETPDRDKDYSRRGRGCNYSEGIGLVNIFKPKEVYVYAMGEEPWIRHILDVAYTEESNPIIESNKLIDDCRNRGVIAERLFAEKELLVYSTEPVLDER
- a CDS encoding ABC transporter ATP-binding protein; this translates as MIKIQNLKKSFRTEEIETLALNNISFEVKKGKFTAIMGPSGCGKSTLLNIVGLLDGVNSGSYQFNGVEVSGFNEKEYAELRKSNIGFVFQKFNLIDELTVEENVELPLIYLKIDKQERKTRVQEILKRMQIDHRSKHFPKQLSGGQQQRVAISRAVVTNPKLILADEPTGNLDSKNGIEVMNLLGELHKEGATIIMVTHSERDSKYADTVINLLDGQIVSEDIVKVEKQQKEAVLLS
- the sbnA gene encoding 2,3-diaminopropionate biosynthesis protein SbnA gives rise to the protein MVNNILNKIGNTPMAFLPIANQRNLNVFAKLEFYNPTGSVKDRAACYIINRLLREGTINKDTTLIESSSGNFGVALSAYAKHNGLKFICVIDKTTLPVNEMLIRLQGAEVIRITEPDAHGGYLLNRIKKIKEILNKTDNIYWVNQYANPLNARAYYNSLGNEICLEAPRQKIDYLFMGISSGGTITGVSQKVKENHPNAKVIAVDVEGSIIFGGKSRKRFIPGIGSSMKPDIIEYAKIDDVVYVNEEETIHSCRELLENHNLYAGGSSGSVYAGIKKYFENNKVSSSVNIMCVFADRGERYISTIYNDEWCKMVKEYSEKNFYSEPIAI
- a CDS encoding 2,3-diaminopropionate biosynthesis protein SbnB, whose amino-acid sequence is MIYLGEKNIKDIDLNWEQNIKAIEMATRCIESNDIAQPIKPYLRYGDIKNRIIAMPAFVGGKINRSGIKWIASFPDNPQKGIARAHSVIVLNEAETGKPVSIINSGSISAIRTASVSGLMIKKFMELKRHKNVKVGLIGFGPIGQYHLEMCNELLGESLEEVLLYDLKDISKDDINSSIEEKISIVNSWEEAYANADIFITCTVSKEPYIDKKPKDSSLHLNVSLRDYKTDVFPWFEKSMVVDDWNEVCRENTDIEMFHKVNHLEENQVSYMQDVLNGFFETLDDKQPIMFNPMGMAVFDMAIAGHYLNLAKETEEGVLLE